cggcacggaggctcccccagcctccgggccaatgagcactgacaccaatatgaggatgctgcaaatggcgtttattgtacgcatgtatttgcttatatacctacaagcatactgctatctctacgtcatatccttcctcttccttcctctttccgtgccatcgcgagatcttccgatcgccgttccctacacttATAGATAAGGGCACTCCTGAGTCcgtgctttcattttcctactgtttgcagagtgctggcagggaaaagacctgggagagagcaacagctcccaggaggaaaagctctgaGCAGTGAAGATATGATCAGTGAATGAGAGGAAATTAGAACTAtaaatgctgtgtgtgtgtgtgggggggggcatTTGGAGACCTCCCTGTCATCCCCTTCAATGCAGACCTCTTCCTCTaagcaagccccctgtgtctcctctcctacccagcagagcctctgccctcaaggccagggggtccagggcatgagccccctcctcagcagcccaaTCTCCAGCAGAGGTTTGGGGCATCTCTCTGAcaacgtgcccatttcccactgtgtGACAAAGGCGCTGAGAACGCCTGTCCTGTGATGTTGCCatgtgggaggtggtgtgcacagctgggtgaggggaaggctttcctgagtgccttGTCTGTCTCTCGCTCCTCGCTTTCCCTGTGCTAGGAGCATCACAgtattgctccttgtttcctcacctctctgtgctgggctggttcttgctctcctgctctctggggttaAGGAtagggttcagctgcagttaaggcagtaacttcccactcccactgCAGTGTCTGGAGACAGAATGAagatggtaaactgatgtgagagTATGGTCCATGCCAATTGGAAAGACATGTCTAGGAAgggtcaggtcagcccctgccttcactgcactgttcctctccCTTGGCAGAGTGGGAGCTGGTACGACTGATCCAGAAACAGACACccctgttcaagagggcaaggcggggggagatgaatccctcacaGGAACATTCTCTtccagacacagctgccatgagtgctgtatttgtCTCTCACAGTGATAAAAAGAgaatattcctcctgggtcaccaaACCAAATCCCCTTTACTCAGCTCAGGGCACCCATCTCCAGGTATCCCCAGCAAATACACGGGGCactctgacacctccatttacacaccccagcagagcagggctgactcctctggagcccatgggcagaggcccctgcgcTGCACAGCACCCTGAGCAGAAACCAGAAGTGAGGAAACGGAGCTGAACAAGGTAAAGGAGAGAGGCGATGTGGGGGATGCTGTCAGAAGTGGActgggttttgctcagagaagcctattctaacttgtcaatgccttttcctccttggacagtgccctgaagcaaggcagagcaaatgtccaacagcagctccctcaacgagttcctcctcctggcattcacaggtacgcgggagctgcagctcttgcacttctcagtcttcctgggcatctgcctggctgccctcctgggcaacggcctcatcatcacagctgtagcctgtgaccaccgcctccacacctccatgtacttcttcctcctcaatctctccctcctcgaccttggctccatctccaccactgtccccaaatccatgggcAATTCCCtttgggacaccagggccatttcctactcaggatgtgctgcccaaatatttttattttcctttttcatgtcagctgagtattctcttctcactgtcatggcctatgaccgctttgttgccatctgcaaacccctgcactacgggaccctcatggacagcagagcttgtgtccaaatggcagcagctgcctggaccagtggttttctcaatgctctcctgcacactgggaacacattttccatgccactctgccaaggcaacacagtggaacagttcttctgtgagattccacAGATagtcaagctctcctgctcaaactcctacctcagggaagttggggttacTGTGGTTAGtgtctgtttattctttgggtgtttcgttttcattgtgctgtcctacgtgcagatcttcactgctgtgctgaggatcccttctgagcagggccggcacaaagccttttccatgtgcctccctcacatggccgtggtctccctgtgtctcagcactggcatgtttgcctacctgaagcccccctccatctcctccccagctctgaatctggtggtggctgttctgtactcggtggtgcctccaacagtgaaccccctcatctacagcatgaggaacaaggagctcaaggatgccctgaggaaactgattcaactggtagtAGTTCAGCAGAAATAACCTGCCCATCCTTCTTCACAAGGGCTTTCTAATTTCTCCCAAACagctcctgtgctttgggcattctccctgtgatagtCATGTTTGTACACAGATGTCTGAATTCTTTCCAATTCTTCAGGAGCTcaaaccctgtctgtctgacccagaggtcttctgtgaaCATGTCCATCATTCTGTCAGATGTGGTCTCTTTAATAAAAGAGAATTTCTTCAGTtcagtgcctgaaggttgggctcttcttccaaagctggcgTCACAAATGTGCTCAAAGACTTTCACCCTGAAAGACCTCGTTGCTTTTCCAGGGCACTCTTTggactcaaggtgatgagctcaagGGGTGATTTGTTAGGGAACAAAGGCTGGATTCActtctcacttgtgggtgcccagtgctgcTGGAGATGGTGAGTGGTCATATGGTATCTCCCATATGACAGGACTGGAGactgatgcccgtccttctcAAAAGGAGTATGGATCTCCCAGGAAAGCACAGGGCCTCTCCAAGGGCACTATGTGCCTCGGGGTGGGAAGTGAATGGAGCTTCTTAAAATCaggtggagtcacccaaaggtgaaaGGACAAACCGAAGAATGTCCAgactagtgagagctctgcaatccaacGAGAGGCAGTGAggaccctgcaggcacaggaagggagTGTGGAGAGTGGTTCAGGTCACCTTCAATCCAAAACCAGGGGCTCTGTTTACTGACACATCTGAACACAGCCTAAGCCacttgaaatgccctgtgattgcgtAAAGCATCATCCATGACCACAGACCCCTTGgcagggggttgtcaggtgcaatgatgcccatgtggctgggtctgcttcccaccttGACCACCATGGCCAGCgtggagtcaccctgtggccccattgccccacagccacttgcagagcagcaccgccagctcgggccCCGCAGGAAGCACAGGGGAGGGTCCAGGAATGGTCGGGCAGCCCAGCACCAATGCACAGACGCACTCACCTGGAGAAAGGCTCTCCAGAGAGCAGGGATGTGGCAGAGTGCCCTCCTCAtatgtccctgtcctgctgggagggtggaaggggcaccagggaaatggcctggaGTCAGGGAAGGACTTCTGCATGTGAGAGGAACGCGAcagcttctgtgctgcagaaacaccGGTCACGACCCCtctctgcagcccccactgccccctgcccctgccctgctgatCTGTTGCCAACTCCATGCTGCCCCATCTGGACCTGAGCcaggacctacctgctgatcactggactgtgtctgaccctaggcaccctcgtcagacctcatgctgaccttgacctgggCATTAGTTTCCCGGCTTGACCTCACACCTGTCTCATCCCCACGAGCACGCCtgaggatctggactcttgcttgaagcgagctgccatctctgggcctgcctcactcacctcatgtggctactgtgggatggggccctggctggggacgtcgctgccatggcagccgtgggactgtgtttggctcccagctcccagcggcagctggcccttgctgcggccTGCCGATGTCAAAGCTcgagtgagaaaatgggcctgtacctctcaaggtcagtctcctgccaagAAACTAGGCATGCCCAAGACgaggtcttgtccaactcttgcagagttgtgcaagtagctgctgaacaaggtggcatgcacacaagaagacagtggggta
This genomic window from Dromaius novaehollandiae isolate bDroNov1 chromosome 21, bDroNov1.hap1, whole genome shotgun sequence contains:
- the LOC135330432 gene encoding olfactory receptor 14A16-like, with protein sequence MYFFLLNLSLLDLGSISTTVPKSMGNSLWDTRAISYSGCAAQIFLFSFFMSAEYSLLTVMAYDRFVAICKPLHYGTLMDSRACVQMAAAAWTSGFLNALLHTGNTFSMPLCQGNTVEQFFCEIPQIVKLSCSNSYLREVGVTVVSVCLFFGCFVFIVLSYVQIFTAVLRIPSEQGRHKAFSMCLPHMAVVSLCLSTGMFAYLKPPSISSPALNLVVAVLYSVVPP